The following coding sequences are from one Lolium rigidum isolate FL_2022 chromosome 6, APGP_CSIRO_Lrig_0.1, whole genome shotgun sequence window:
- the LOC124660800 gene encoding uncharacterized protein LOC124660800, whose product MAAAAQPHPLPPVPAEGAAPAAPPAAPAASRPYELAVAAAELRPVDCNLAALCDHVQAEGFGSGAFSDVVVEAMGATYRLHRLIISRSTYFRNMLHGPWREAGAPTVVLQLDDSNVDSEAIAISLAYLYGQPPKLNDNNAFRVLAAASFLDLQGLCTICTDFIISELWTSNFLQYQLFAESQDYGSHGERVRNACWGYLCQSATLELREVLPKLSSQTLHALLTSDELWVPNEEKRFELALFALLAKVTVSDVEVSGNESLNLMASSPTVDPSMGKGKSLMNEIGEEQLMESELQKLKLHDNRSKTAQNIIDVPSVIIPQNSISYSIPQNAEASNRMENDTSTGGPSAESTSYQFNENLWHSSEPTKNYFSRTSSSNGLVPSEWGRPTAPLWGGRVVGRRQVRCVSGSSSLSADEYNAFMNIFERGSLLYCNMSFDALLSVRKQLEEFEFPCKAVNDGLWLQMLLCHRVQAIVADTCRNCCLTSNSCACKQAYVNTHSHYRQEHDRTSASGTAGSIYLGDAQGDVRIHNVRGAVDGLAGIGRGNSNVPGAAWAPTRYVFSRVPYGLGSRNGQQSFANDEAEPRVDHNGDIPGDGLTALVNLSQESSASHHQTESIFEAGMQTRYSGAASVSTPGGSSLQMQESKEHEPGSSWESTDNTTISLDTRTPLSHFPPFRFGVEFEDVHRLGDGQVKHSPEVFYAGSLWKVSVQAFNDEDPHGRRTLGLFLHRRKAELLDPLRKAHMYIDPREKVTARYQLICPSKREVMIFGSLKQAGTLLPKAPKGWGWRTAILFDELADLLQGGSLRVAAVVQLV is encoded by the exons ATGGCCGCGGCGGCGCAGCCGCACCCGCTGCCGCCCGTGCCGGCGGAGGGggcggctcccgcggcgccgcccgccgcgcCGGCTGCGTCGCGGCCCTACGAgctggcggtcgcggcggcggagctacgccCGGTGGACTGCAACCTCGCCGCGCTCTGCGACCACGTCCAGGCCGAGGGCTTCGGCTCCGGCGCCTTCTCCGATGTCGTCGTCGAGGCCATGGGCGCCACCTACCGCCTCCACCGCCTCatcatctcccgcagcacctactTCAG GAATATGTTGCATGGTCCATGGAGAGAAGCTGGAGCACCTACAGTGGTCTTGCAATTAGATGATTCTAATGTGGATTCAGAAGCGATTGCAATTTCTCTCGCATATCTTTATGGGCAGCCCCCCAAGCTTAATGATAACAATGCGTTTCGTGTACTGGCAGCTGCATCGTTTCTGGATCTTCAG GGCTTGTGTACAATATGTACTGATTTTATTATTTCTGAACTTTGGACATCAAACTTTTTACAGTACCAG TTGTTTGCGGAAAGCCAAGACTATGGTAGTCATGGAGAGCGTGTGAGAAATGCTTGTTGGGGTTATCTTTGTCAAAGTGCCACACTGGAACTACGTGAG GTGCTTCCAAAACTGTCTTCACAAACTTTGCATGCTCTCCTTACATCTGATGAATTGTGGGTACCTAATGAGGAGAAACG GTTTGAACTAGCATTATTTGCTCTACTTGCAAAGGTGACTGTGTCTGATGTTGAAGTTAGTGGAAACGAAAGTTTGAACCTTATGGCAAGCTCACCAACTGTTGATCCTTCCATGGGGAAGGGAAAGAGTCTGATGAATGAAATTGGTGAGGAGCAGCTAATGGAATCTGAACTGCAGAAGTTGAAGTTGCATGATAACAGGAGTAAAACTGCCCAAAACATCATTGATGTTCCCAGTGTTATAATTCCGCAGAATAGCATATCGTACTCCATTCCTCAA AATGCTGAAGCTTCCAACAGGATGGAGAATGACACTTCTACTGGAGGACCATCCGCAGAAAGCACTTCTTATCAATTTAATGAAAATCTCTGGCATTCTAGTGAGCCAACAAAGAATTACTTCTCAAGAACTTCTTCGAGTAATGGATTAGTTCCAAGTGAGTGGGGAAGACCCACTGCACCTCTTTGGGGTGGTAGGGTTGTTGGTCGCCGGCAGGTTAGATGCGTTAGCGGAAGTTCTTCATTGTCTGCTGATGAATATAATGCTTTCATGAACATATTTGAAAGGGGTTCTCTTCTCTACTGCAATATGTCATTTGATGCACTGTTAAGTGTTCGAAAGCAACTTGAAGAGTTTGAATTTCCTTGCAAAGCTGTAAACGATGGTCTTTGGCTACAG ATGCTCCTGTGTCACAGAGTGCAAGCAATAGTTGCTGATACTTGCAGAAATTGTTGCCTTACAAGTAATTCTTGTGCTTGTAAACAAGCATATGTGAATACGCACAGCCACTACAGACAGGAGCATGATCGGACGAGTGCTTCAGGTACTGCAGGTAGTATCTaccttggagatgcccaaggcgaTGTCAGAATACATAACGTAAGAGGAGCAGTTGATGGACTTGCTGGCATTGGGAGAGGAAACTCCAATGTGCCTGGTGCAGCATGGGCTCCTACACGCTATGTATTCTCTCGTGTTCCTTATGGGCTTGGTTCAAGGAATGGCCAGCAATCATTTGCCAATGATGAAGCTGAACCTAGAGTTGACCACAATGGAGATATTCCAGGAGATGGTCTGACTGCATTGGTCAATCTTAGCCAAGAAAGCAGTGCTTCTCATCATCAGACAGAAAGTATATTTGAGGCAGGCATGCAAACTAGATATTCTGGTGCTGCTTCTGTTTCTACACCAGGTGGTTCTTCCCTCCAGATGCAAGAGTCAAAAGAGCATGAACCTGGGTCCAGTTGGGAAAGCACAGACAACACAACTATATCATTGGACACGAGAACACCACTTAGCCACTTTCCTCCTTTCCGCTTTGG GGTTGAGTTTGAAGATGTGCATAGGCTTGGGGATGGTCAGGTGAAACACTCCCCTGAAGTATTTTACGCCGGCTCACTATGGAAG GTAAGTGTCCAGGCGTTCAATGACGAAGATCCTCATGGGCGTCGCACCCTTG GGCTTTTTCTGCACAGACGCAAAGCTGAGCTGTTAGATCCCTTGAGGAAG GCCCACATGTATATTGACCCCCGGGAAAAGGTCACTGCACGGTATCAG CTCATCTGTCCATCGAAAAGAGAGGTCATGATATTTGGAAGCCTGAAGCAGGCCGGCACTCTCCTACCCAAAGCTCCAAAAGGGTGGGGTTGGCGCACTGCTATACTGTTTGATGAACTTGCAGATCTTCTCCAAGGTGGATCCCTGAGAGTTGCTGCAGTAGTCCAGCTTGTCTAA